A DNA window from Hordeum vulgare subsp. vulgare chromosome 1H, MorexV3_pseudomolecules_assembly, whole genome shotgun sequence contains the following coding sequences:
- the LOC123436868 gene encoding U-box domain-containing protein 33-like, whose protein sequence is MDREASSNRHGVLERMLLDESAEPTDLPLSLLEDITDRFSPDQEIGSGGFSVVYKGMIGKQMVAVKKLSNTVDITESKFHGEVKCLIKTKHKNIVRFLGYCADTQGKMAEYEGKLVMADVRNWLLCFEFVPKGSLDKHMSDASCGLEWRERYRIIRGICEGLHYLHEKRILHLDLKPANVLLDIGMVPKIADFGLSRCFDEGQTRAITQHLCGSQGYLAPEFYRGQIAFASDIYSLGVIIMEILTGAKGYFEEEDVVESWMNRLHQAPERHTQLEQVRVCTKIGIECMDLDPKKRPLVRHIIDRLDKTARAHYSCQTGMSSSLVKLQPSLLKEQSGEIIEKLADESFIKDINERPVTEDHCQQGQENADQWSSQKAQDTELKVNQPGTSIFGSKSSFLEKLQNLNIFSGKAHMNFLGNVSGLTIFTKAEIKNITKNNSVFLGPGRFCKVYKGTLPDNSVVAVKTYMALNDDMKQEFMMMINIHKELIHKNIIKLYGCCLEADIPTLVFEFAVNGNLWSILHHSKRKLPLDSRLGIAIGSAEGLRYMHSYANYSIQHGDVRPINIFLDDKLIPKIGNFAFSRLHNLQEEIRLEASESSDTSMLHDMGYLDLEFMGKGRVTQKSDVYSFGAILLELITRKRNVFDKNCVLTIEYRKLYEREKSGRAMFDKKIATENNDIFALEEIGKVAIECLKEDSKERPDMTEVMEQLMMIRRNRRLIKARNNAMTTSVP, encoded by the exons ATGGACCGCGAAGCCAGCAGTAATAGACACGGCGTCCTGGAGAGGATGCTGCTGGATGAAAGCGCAGAGCCCACGGACCTGCCGCTATCACTTTTGGAGGACATCACAGATCGTTTCTCTCCTGATCAAGAAATTGGCAGCGGTGGATTCTCCGTAGTTTACAAG GGAATGATCGGAAAACAGATGGTTGCTGTGAAGAAGCTGTCGAACACAGTTGATATTACTGAGAGTAAATTCCACGGAGAGGTTAAATGCTTAATCAAGACCAAGCACAAGAACATAGTACGTTTTCTGGGGTATTGTGCTGACACACAAGGAAAAATGGCAGAATATGAGGGGAagcttgtcatggcagatgtacgAAACTGGTTACTCTGTTTTGAGTTTGTACCCAAAGGGAGTCTTGATAAGCATATGTCTG ATGCATCTTGCGGACTTGAATGGAGAGAGCGCTATCGAATAATCAGGGGAATATGTGAAGGCTTACATTACCTTCATGAGAAGCGCATTCTTCATTTGGACCTTAAGCCTGCTAATGTCCTGCTTGACATTGGCATGGTACCAAAAATTGCTGATTTTGGTCTCTCGCGGTGTTTTGATGAAGGGCAAACCCGAGCTATTACTCAACATCTGTGTGGATCTCA GGGGTACTTGGCTCCAGAATTCTACAGAGGACAAATCGCATTTGCGTCGGATATATATAGTCTTGGTGTTATAATCATGGAGATACTGACAGGAGCGAAGGGATATTTTGAAGAGGAGGAT GTAGTTGAAAGTTGGATGAATCGACTGCATCAGGCACCAGAGCGGCACACACAGTTAGAACAAGTAAGAGTATGCACTAAGATTGGGATAGAGTGCATGGACTTGGACCCAAAGAAAAGACCACTTGTGCGGCACATAATTGATAGGCTTGATAAAACAGCAAGAGCTCACTATTCATGCCAAACTGGCATGAGCAGTTCACTAGTCAAGCTGCAGCCGAGTTTACTCAAGGAACAGTCTGGGGAAATAATTGAAAAGCTTGCAGATGAGAGCTTTATAAAGGACATCAATGAACGCCCAGTAACGGAAGATCACTGCCAGCAGGGTCAAGAAAATGCAGATCAGTGGTCATCACAGAAAGCACAGGATACAGAGCTAAAGGTTAACCAACCAGGAACAAGCATTTTCGGCTCTAAATCTAGCTTcttggagaagctacaaaacttgaACATTTTTAGCGGGAAAGCACACATGAATTTTTTGGGGAATGTCAGTGGCCTAACGATTTTCACAAAGGCGGAAATAAAGAACATCACAAAAAATAATTCAGTGTTTCTTGGTCCTGGAAGGTTTTGTAAAGTCTACAAAGGAACTCTTCCTGACAATAGCGTGGTGGCAGTTAAGACCTATATGGCGCTAAATGATGATATGAAACAGGAGTTTATGATGATGATAAACATACATAAAGAACTGATCCACAAGAACATCATCAAGCTCTATGGCTGCTGTCTGGAGGCGGATATCCCCACATTGGTATTTGAATTTGCTGTTAATGGGAACCTCTGGAGCATTCTCCATCACAGTAAACGAAAACTTCCTTTAGACTCACGTCTCGGCATTGCAATTGGGTCTGCGGAAGGGTTAAGATACATGCACTCCTATGCAAATTACTCCATACAACATGGTGATGTCAGACCAATCAACATCTTTCTCGATGATAAGTTGATACCAAAAATTGGAAATTTTGCATTTTCGAGGCTTCATAATTTACAAGAGGAGATAAGGCTCGAGGCCTCTGAATCAAGTGATACATCGATGCTGCATGATATGGGTTACTTGGACCTAGAGTTCATGGGAAAGGGACGTGTAACACAGAAGAGTGACGTCTACAGCTTTGGAGCTATTCTTTTGGAACTCATTACCAGGAAGAGGAACGTATTCGATAAAAATTGCGTCCTCACCATAGAGTACCGCAAACTTTATGAGAGAGAAAAGAGTGGCAGAGCAATGTTTGACAAGAAGATTGCAaccgaaaataacgatatcttcgCTTTGGAAGAAATTGGCAAGGTTGCGATCGAGTGCCTAAAAGAAGACAGTAAGGAACGACCAGACATGACGGAGGTGATGGAACAACTTATGATGATCAGGAGAAATAGGAGACTTATTAAGGCACGCAATAATGCGATGACTACCAGT